A region of Mesorhizobium sp. M3A.F.Ca.ET.080.04.2.1 DNA encodes the following proteins:
- a CDS encoding type II toxin-antitoxin system VapC family toxin codes for MIFVDTNVISETLKKVPDPAVLAWLVRNDAELALPTVAIAEIAFGIQKIRPDERAVRLEQGLSQWRHRFADRIFGLTEEAALAYGEIMGTALRQGRGMSAPDGMIAAIARVNGGRLATRNLPDFGSANLDLISPWDF; via the coding sequence TTGATTTTCGTCGACACCAACGTGATTTCTGAGACGCTCAAGAAGGTACCGGACCCAGCCGTTCTGGCTTGGCTTGTCCGCAACGATGCCGAATTGGCCCTTCCTACCGTGGCCATTGCTGAAATCGCCTTCGGCATCCAAAAGATACGACCCGATGAGCGTGCCGTTCGCCTGGAGCAAGGGCTTTCTCAGTGGCGCCACCGCTTTGCCGACCGCATTTTTGGACTGACGGAAGAGGCTGCCCTGGCTTATGGCGAGATCATGGGGACCGCCTTGCGCCAAGGCCGTGGCATGTCGGCTCCCGATGGCATGATTGCGGCGATCGCACGCGTCAACGGTGGTCGACTGGCAACACGCAATCTGCCCGATTTTGGCTCCGCCAACCTTGACCTGATCTCACCGTGGGATTTCTGA
- the addA gene encoding double-strand break repair helicase AddA, translating into MKYPIPSDTAASQACASDPGNSAWVSANAGSGKTHVLAQRVIRLLLNGTDPSKILCLTYTRAAAANMSNRVFSTLSEWTALADAELAARIAALDGRGADRDTLRRARRLFAEALETPGGLKIQTIHAFCESVLHQFPLEANIPAHFEMLDPQMEASLFADARRDMISGASAGVEGLAEAFAMVLERGGESGLDALLSEIVGKRDELRAFIEKLGKGRDFRPLFAEFGFRLGQTADDIAASVWPLTGFAPSQFAEFARAAEAADARQVLNNVLPYAESAFAEADPIRRLRLLGKAFLRSDGDPYDPPKVFKKALVDRLPDLSERYLQAAKAILEVSDRLALFRMLEGTAAALTVGGWLIARYEQLKRSRGFLDFNDLITRIVSLLSRPDAGPWVQFKLDQGIDHILLDEAQDTSPDQWEVVKKLTEEFFAGLGQREAVRRTVFAVGDEKQSIYSFQGAAPDSFAESRLLFAGRVRDAEASFANLKLTWSFRSSDDVLAAVDRVFAEPGVRRGISHDPDPLSHKAIRTDAPGYVEVWPSIGAEMVEEPDDWTLPVNHASAPAVRVAEHVAATIQHWLRNGEVIEGKGRKLTAGDILVLVRKRDRFVHALSRSLKNRQIPVAGADRLSLPGHIAVQDLIALGHFLIQPEDDLSLAAVLRSPIFDVSEETLLALAGKRPRSQSLIGSLRQHAAADEALAAIVGRLDGWANEAAFKPVFEFYAAALARDGLRRKMTARLGPEAGDILDEFLSFCLAEERTGLPGLESFLSTLENSGPEIKREMDQTRDEVRVMTVHAAKGLEAPVVFLVDGGSAPFSDQHLPRLMAFEGSGAQWKGKGYLWRSAGDVANGVSRAASARARELADDEYRRLLYVGMTRAEDRLIVCGYHGKRQPSTGTWHSVVSRALTGAPESTERRHPATADVAVHRFHMTKLPPVAYTGTDETATFEHAAPLPDGLFRPLPPYEDLPRPLSPSGASALIDETTEALPDTRSPVLDAEAEPGFAVMRGLALHKLLQMLPGIAEGERQDAAERYLARAGAAWPNGEREKALEAVLSILSDGRFDVLFSPSSRAEVAVMGSLEVKGKLRSISGKIDRLAVTPEKLAIVDYKTNRPAPTSLAEVPPAYVLQLALYRALLQPLYPGRDVSAALLFTEAPRLIELPAAAMDDALARLTAA; encoded by the coding sequence ATGAAATATCCGATCCCCTCCGATACCGCCGCCAGCCAGGCGTGCGCCTCCGATCCCGGCAATTCCGCCTGGGTGTCGGCCAATGCCGGATCGGGCAAGACGCATGTGCTGGCGCAGCGCGTCATCCGGCTTCTGCTCAACGGCACCGATCCCTCGAAGATCCTGTGCCTCACCTATACGCGCGCCGCCGCCGCCAACATGTCGAACCGCGTGTTCTCGACCCTGTCGGAGTGGACAGCACTTGCCGATGCTGAGCTTGCGGCGAGGATCGCGGCGCTGGACGGCCGCGGCGCCGACCGCGATACCCTGCGCCGCGCGCGCCGGCTGTTCGCCGAGGCACTGGAGACGCCGGGCGGCCTGAAGATCCAGACCATTCACGCCTTTTGCGAATCGGTGCTGCACCAGTTTCCGCTCGAGGCCAACATCCCCGCGCATTTCGAGATGCTCGATCCGCAGATGGAGGCCTCGCTGTTCGCGGATGCCCGTCGCGACATGATCTCGGGCGCGAGCGCCGGCGTCGAAGGCCTGGCGGAAGCCTTCGCCATGGTGCTGGAGCGCGGCGGCGAGTCCGGGCTGGACGCGCTGCTTTCGGAAATCGTCGGCAAGCGCGACGAATTGCGTGCCTTCATCGAAAAGCTCGGCAAGGGCCGGGACTTCCGGCCGCTTTTCGCCGAGTTCGGCTTCCGGCTCGGACAGACTGCCGATGACATCGCCGCGTCGGTCTGGCCGCTGACGGGCTTTGCGCCAAGCCAATTCGCCGAATTCGCGCGTGCTGCCGAAGCAGCCGACGCGCGCCAGGTGCTGAACAACGTCCTGCCTTACGCAGAGAGCGCCTTTGCCGAAGCCGATCCGATCCGGCGGCTGCGGCTGCTCGGCAAGGCCTTCCTGCGCTCCGACGGCGATCCTTACGACCCGCCGAAAGTGTTCAAGAAGGCATTGGTCGATCGGCTGCCCGACCTTTCGGAGCGCTACCTCCAAGCGGCCAAGGCGATCCTGGAGGTGTCGGATCGGCTGGCGCTGTTCCGCATGCTCGAAGGCACGGCGGCCGCGCTGACCGTCGGCGGCTGGCTGATCGCCCGCTATGAGCAGCTGAAGCGAAGCCGCGGCTTCCTCGACTTCAACGACCTGATCACCCGTATCGTCAGCCTGCTGTCGCGGCCCGATGCCGGGCCATGGGTGCAGTTCAAGCTCGACCAGGGCATCGACCACATACTGCTCGACGAAGCGCAGGACACCAGCCCCGACCAGTGGGAAGTGGTGAAGAAGCTGACCGAAGAATTCTTCGCCGGGCTCGGCCAGCGCGAGGCGGTGCGGCGTACCGTTTTTGCCGTCGGCGACGAGAAGCAGTCGATCTATTCATTCCAGGGGGCGGCCCCAGATTCCTTTGCCGAAAGCCGGCTATTGTTTGCCGGGCGCGTGCGCGACGCGGAGGCCTCCTTCGCCAACCTAAAACTCACCTGGTCATTTCGCTCCAGCGACGACGTGCTGGCGGCAGTCGACCGGGTCTTTGCCGAACCGGGCGTGCGGCGCGGCATCAGCCATGATCCCGATCCGCTGAGCCACAAGGCGATCCGCACCGACGCGCCGGGCTATGTCGAGGTGTGGCCCTCGATCGGCGCCGAAATGGTCGAGGAGCCAGACGACTGGACCCTCCCGGTCAACCACGCCAGCGCACCCGCCGTGCGCGTCGCCGAGCATGTTGCCGCGACCATCCAGCACTGGCTGAGGAACGGCGAGGTCATCGAGGGCAAGGGCCGCAAGCTGACTGCCGGCGACATCCTTGTGCTGGTGCGCAAGCGCGACCGCTTCGTGCATGCGCTGTCGCGCAGCCTCAAGAACCGGCAGATCCCGGTCGCCGGTGCGGATCGTCTGAGCCTGCCCGGCCATATCGCCGTGCAGGACCTGATCGCGCTCGGCCATTTCCTGATCCAGCCCGAGGACGACCTGTCCTTGGCCGCGGTGCTGCGCAGCCCGATCTTCGACGTCTCGGAGGAAACCTTGCTGGCGCTCGCCGGCAAGAGGCCCAGGAGCCAGTCGTTGATCGGCTCGCTCCGCCAGCACGCTGCTGCAGATGAGGCGCTGGCCGCTATCGTAGGCCGGCTCGATGGCTGGGCGAACGAGGCCGCTTTCAAGCCCGTGTTCGAATTCTATGCCGCAGCGCTGGCGCGCGACGGGCTGCGCCGCAAGATGACGGCGCGGCTCGGGCCGGAAGCCGGCGACATCCTCGACGAATTCCTGAGTTTTTGCCTGGCCGAGGAGCGCACCGGCCTGCCTGGGCTGGAATCCTTCCTGTCGACGCTGGAAAACAGCGGCCCCGAGATCAAGCGCGAGATGGACCAGACCCGCGACGAGGTGCGCGTCATGACCGTGCATGCCGCTAAGGGTCTTGAAGCGCCGGTCGTCTTCCTGGTCGACGGCGGCTCGGCACCTTTCAGCGACCAGCATCTGCCGCGGCTGATGGCGTTCGAAGGCTCGGGTGCGCAATGGAAAGGCAAGGGCTATCTGTGGCGCTCGGCCGGCGACGTCGCCAATGGCGTTTCGCGGGCGGCCTCGGCGCGGGCGCGCGAACTGGCGGACGACGAGTACCGCCGGCTGCTCTATGTCGGCATGACCCGCGCCGAGGACCGGCTGATCGTCTGCGGCTATCACGGCAAGCGCCAGCCCAGCACCGGCACCTGGCATTCGGTCGTCAGCCGCGCGCTGACCGGCGCGCCGGAAAGCACGGAGCGGCGGCACCCCGCGACGGCCGATGTGGCGGTGCATCGCTTCCATATGACGAAGCTGCCGCCGGTGGCGTACACCGGGACCGACGAGACGGCGACGTTCGAACATGCCGCACCGCTGCCGGACGGCTTGTTCCGACCGCTGCCGCCTTACGAGGACCTGCCGCGACCGTTGTCGCCCTCCGGTGCGTCGGCGCTGATCGACGAAACGACCGAAGCACTGCCCGACACGCGCTCGCCGGTGCTGGACGCCGAGGCCGAGCCCGGCTTCGCGGTGATGCGCGGGCTGGCACTGCACAAGCTGCTGCAGATGCTGCCCGGGATCGCCGAGGGCGAAAGGCAGGATGCAGCGGAACGCTATCTGGCACGTGCCGGTGCTGCTTGGCCGAACGGTGAGCGCGAAAAGGCGCTGGAAGCAGTGCTGTCGATCCTTTCCGACGGCCGGTTCGATGTGCTGTTCTCGCCATCGTCGCGGGCCGAAGTCGCGGTCATGGGCAGCCTGGAGGTCAAGGGCAAGCTGCGCTCCATTTCCGGCAAGATCGACCGGCTGGCGGTCACGCCGGAAAAGCTGGCGATCGTCGACTACAAGACCAACCGGCCGGCGCCGACGAGCCTGGCGGAAGTGCCGCCGGCCTATGTGCTGCAGCTGGCGCTCTACCGCGCGCTGCTCCAACCGCTCTATCCGGGCCGCGACGTGTCGGCGGCGCTGCTGTTCACCGAGGCGCCCAGGCTGATCGAGCTGCCGGCCGCGGCCATGGACGACGCCCTTGCTCGACTCACGGCAGCGTGA
- the trxA gene encoding thioredoxin: MATVKVDKGNFQADVLNAKEPVVVDFWAEWCGPCKMIAPALEDIAKELGSKVKVAKLNIDENPELAAQYGVRSIPTLMIFKGGEVADMKVGAAPKTALSHWINGSLA, translated from the coding sequence ATGGCCACCGTCAAGGTCGACAAGGGCAATTTCCAGGCCGATGTGCTCAACGCCAAGGAGCCGGTCGTGGTGGATTTCTGGGCCGAGTGGTGCGGTCCCTGCAAGATGATCGCCCCGGCGCTGGAAGACATCGCCAAGGAGCTCGGTTCGAAAGTGAAGGTTGCCAAGCTCAATATCGACGAGAATCCCGAGCTTGCCGCGCAGTACGGCGTGCGCTCGATCCCGACGCTGATGATCTTCAAGGGCGGCGAAGTCGCCGATATGAAGGTCGGCGCGGCGCCGAAGACCGCGCTCTCGCACTGGATCAACGGCAGCCTCGCCTGA
- a CDS encoding type II toxin-antitoxin system VapB family antitoxin — translation MAEPQLSVRSAKARDLAHRLARRENRSIADVVERALESYEIREAGREPASTFYARLAASCGTDIDLEKIIREGRQVHTGPDL, via the coding sequence ATGGCCGAACCACAGCTCTCAGTCCGTAGCGCAAAAGCACGGGATCTCGCACATCGACTTGCTCGTCGCGAAAATCGGTCCATAGCCGATGTCGTCGAACGCGCGCTTGAATCCTACGAAATTCGTGAGGCAGGGCGCGAACCCGCATCCACCTTCTATGCTCGCCTGGCAGCGAGCTGTGGCACCGACATTGATCTGGAGAAAATTATCCGCGAAGGCCGTCAGGTTCATACGGGACCTGATCTTTGA
- the addB gene encoding double-strand break repair protein AddB, producing MSGSRRVFSIPPGAPFLPTLAEALLDGSLIPGFRFDGDPLALADATIYVPTRRAARALRGVFVDVLGRRSAILPTVRPLGEFDEDEAAFDAEAAPAIELAPPIAAQERLLLLAPLVRAWKESLPAHVAARFNEEFVVPTSAADAIWLARDLARLMDEIETEGTDWGKLATLVSGNLAGWWQVTLDFLGIVTDNWPKLLAERNRSNPAAHRSALIRLEAARLRRNLPAGPVIAAGSTGSIPATAELLAVIASLPSGAVVLPGLDRELDDASFAAISALGARPATLGHPQYGLAKLIGGIGIARRDVEPIGAAATPLALRAALVGEALRPAETTERWTETRPRFTATDLEQALAGVTLVEAANERDEAAAIAIALKRAVEMPGKRAALVTGDRALARRVSTELLRFGVVADDSGGTPLVNTPAASLLRLALQAAFRPGDPVGLLSLLKHPLLGLGLERHALRKTAELIELVALRGGTGRPDIASLSALFEARLAGLGDDSRPPFWFPRLTVNGIEQAQDVLGRLAEALAPLTAMRGDKDADIATLTRASVETLESLGRAPDGSLAGLYGGDAGEKLADLLRWLIAAASPFIFAAGEWPDVLEALIAPETVKPAHGTDRNIAIWGALEARLQSVDTLVVGGLNEGVWPRKPESDRFMSRLMKTGIDLEPPERRIGLAAHDFQMAMGSKEVVLTRSARSGDAPAVPSRWLQRILTFIGKDPAMGLRQRGDALLVWARALDAGERQEFATRPQPKPPLSLRPQHFSVTEIETLRRDPYAIYARRVLSLMPLDPLIRDPGAAERGTLFHEILHLFSRRVEDPREPGALAALIEAGRLCFADAALPPDIEAVWWPRFEKLAANIIEWEHGRAEAVARRFAEERAEKTIVGRTGVTLSGYADRVDLLAGGMADILDYKTGSSPSKAQAHTLLSPQLALEGALLRRGAFKELGICEPSQLAFVRLKPNGEVFEESILEYNRKPRTANDLSEEAWARLERLLFHYADPNTGYLSRALPFREGEADGDYDHLARVLEWSAGGASEDEAEG from the coding sequence ATGAGCGGCTCGCGCCGCGTCTTCTCCATCCCGCCCGGAGCGCCGTTCTTGCCGACGCTGGCGGAGGCGTTGCTCGACGGCAGCCTCATTCCCGGCTTCCGCTTCGACGGCGACCCATTGGCATTGGCCGACGCCACCATCTATGTGCCGACGCGTCGCGCTGCGCGGGCGCTGCGCGGCGTCTTCGTCGATGTGCTCGGGCGCCGGTCGGCCATCCTGCCGACCGTGCGGCCGCTCGGCGAGTTCGATGAGGACGAGGCGGCCTTTGACGCCGAGGCCGCACCGGCAATCGAACTTGCACCGCCGATCGCCGCGCAGGAGCGGCTCCTGTTGCTGGCGCCGCTGGTGCGCGCCTGGAAGGAGAGCCTGCCGGCGCATGTCGCGGCTCGGTTCAACGAAGAGTTCGTCGTGCCGACCTCGGCCGCCGACGCCATCTGGCTGGCGCGCGACCTTGCGCGGCTGATGGACGAGATCGAGACCGAGGGCACGGATTGGGGCAAGCTCGCGACGCTGGTTAGCGGCAACCTCGCAGGCTGGTGGCAGGTGACCCTCGATTTCCTCGGCATCGTCACCGACAACTGGCCGAAGCTGCTTGCCGAGCGCAACCGCTCCAATCCGGCGGCCCATCGCAGCGCGCTGATCCGGCTGGAGGCGGCGCGGCTGCGGCGCAATCTGCCGGCCGGACCGGTGATTGCCGCCGGATCGACCGGCTCGATTCCCGCGACGGCGGAGCTGCTTGCCGTGATCGCCAGTCTGCCCAGCGGCGCCGTCGTGCTGCCCGGTCTCGACCGCGAGCTGGACGATGCGTCTTTTGCGGCGATTTCGGCACTGGGCGCGCGACCGGCGACGCTCGGCCATCCGCAATACGGCCTGGCGAAGCTGATCGGCGGCATCGGCATCGCACGGCGCGATGTCGAGCCGATCGGCGCAGCGGCGACGCCGCTGGCATTGCGTGCGGCTCTGGTCGGCGAGGCGCTGCGGCCGGCCGAAACCACCGAGCGCTGGACGGAAACGAGGCCGCGCTTCACGGCAACAGACCTCGAGCAGGCGCTGGCCGGCGTGACGTTGGTGGAGGCGGCCAACGAGCGGGACGAGGCCGCGGCGATCGCGATCGCGCTGAAGCGCGCCGTGGAAATGCCAGGCAAGCGCGCGGCGCTCGTCACAGGCGACCGCGCGCTGGCGCGGCGGGTCTCGACCGAGCTTCTGCGCTTCGGCGTCGTAGCCGACGACTCAGGCGGCACGCCGCTCGTCAACACGCCGGCGGCCAGTCTCTTGAGGCTCGCATTGCAGGCAGCGTTCCGGCCCGGCGACCCGGTGGGCCTGCTGTCGCTGCTCAAGCATCCGCTGCTTGGGCTCGGCCTCGAACGCCACGCCCTGCGCAAGACGGCCGAACTGATCGAGCTGGTGGCGTTGCGCGGCGGCACCGGCCGGCCGGACATTGCCTCGCTCAGTGCGCTCTTCGAGGCGCGGCTCGCCGGCCTCGGCGACGACAGCCGTCCGCCCTTCTGGTTCCCACGCCTGACCGTCAACGGCATCGAGCAAGCGCAAGATGTGCTTGGCCGCCTTGCCGAAGCGCTCGCCCCTCTCACGGCGATGCGCGGCGACAAAGACGCCGACATCGCGACGCTGACGCGTGCAAGCGTCGAAACGCTGGAAAGCCTTGGCCGCGCGCCCGACGGCAGCCTCGCCGGGCTCTATGGCGGCGACGCCGGCGAAAAGCTGGCGGACCTTTTGCGCTGGTTGATTGCCGCGGCCTCTCCCTTCATCTTTGCGGCCGGCGAATGGCCGGACGTCTTGGAAGCGCTGATCGCGCCGGAAACGGTCAAGCCGGCGCATGGCACCGACCGCAACATCGCCATCTGGGGTGCGCTGGAAGCCCGCCTGCAGAGCGTCGACACGCTCGTCGTCGGCGGCCTCAATGAAGGTGTCTGGCCCCGGAAGCCTGAGAGCGACCGCTTCATGTCGCGGCTGATGAAGACCGGCATCGACCTCGAGCCGCCGGAGCGGCGCATCGGTCTTGCCGCGCATGATTTCCAGATGGCGATGGGCAGCAAGGAAGTCGTGCTGACGCGCTCGGCGCGATCCGGCGACGCGCCGGCTGTTCCGTCGCGCTGGCTGCAGCGCATCCTTACCTTCATCGGCAAGGATCCCGCGATGGGGCTTCGCCAGCGCGGCGATGCGCTGCTTGTCTGGGCGCGCGCGCTGGATGCCGGCGAAAGACAAGAGTTCGCAACCCGCCCGCAGCCGAAGCCGCCGCTCAGCCTCAGGCCGCAGCATTTCTCGGTCACCGAGATCGAGACGCTGCGCCGCGACCCGTATGCGATCTATGCCAGGCGGGTTCTCAGCCTAATGCCGCTCGACCCGCTCATCCGCGATCCCGGCGCCGCCGAACGCGGCACCCTGTTCCACGAAATCCTGCATCTCTTTTCCCGACGGGTTGAGGATCCGCGGGAGCCTGGCGCGCTGGCAGCTCTCATCGAGGCCGGGCGCCTTTGCTTTGCCGACGCAGCACTGCCGCCAGACATCGAGGCGGTGTGGTGGCCGCGTTTCGAAAAGCTTGCCGCCAACATCATCGAATGGGAGCATGGCCGCGCCGAAGCGGTGGCCAGGCGCTTTGCCGAGGAGCGCGCGGAGAAGACGATTGTCGGTCGCACCGGCGTCACGCTCTCCGGCTATGCCGACCGGGTCGACCTGCTTGCCGGCGGCATGGCCGATATCCTCGACTACAAGACCGGCTCATCGCCCTCGAAGGCACAGGCGCACACGCTGCTGTCGCCGCAGCTGGCGCTCGAAGGCGCGCTTCTCAGACGCGGCGCGTTCAAGGAGCTGGGTATCTGCGAGCCCTCGCAGCTTGCCTTCGTGCGGCTGAAGCCCAACGGCGAGGTGTTCGAGGAATCGATCCTCGAATACAACCGCAAGCCAAGGACCGCCAACGACCTGTCCGAGGAAGCCTGGGCGCGGCTGGAGCGGCTGCTCTTCCACTATGCCGATCCGAACACCGGCTATCTTTCACGCGCGCTGCCCTTCCGCGAGGGCGAGGCCGATGGAGACTACGATCATCTGGCGCGCGTGCTCGAATGGTCGGCCGGCGGCGCAAGCGAAGACGAGGCGGAAGGATGA
- a CDS encoding nucleotidyltransferase family protein, whose translation MRPTTAMVLAAGLGKRMRPLTDTMPKPLVKIAGKALLDWGLDSLEAAGISKAIVNVHYLPEQIIAHVAGRREPEIVISDEREALLESAGGIVKALPLLGSEPFYVINADTFWIDSGEPSLERLALAWNAARMDILLMLTDLDSATGHGVGTDFMVAPDGALRRSKGDSAGLIYAGAAIIHPRIFKDAPTGSHSLNVYFDKAIAAGRLFGMAMSGRWITVGTPDAIPAAEAAVAGALATASAQKSAPIFGRHDA comes from the coding sequence ATGAGGCCGACGACCGCGATGGTGCTGGCCGCGGGGCTGGGGAAGCGCATGCGGCCGCTCACCGACACGATGCCGAAGCCGCTGGTGAAGATCGCAGGCAAGGCCCTGCTCGACTGGGGGCTGGACAGCCTGGAAGCTGCCGGGATCAGCAAGGCGATCGTCAACGTGCACTATCTGCCGGAGCAGATCATCGCCCATGTCGCCGGGCGCCGGGAACCGGAGATCGTCATTTCCGACGAGCGCGAGGCCTTGCTGGAATCGGCGGGCGGCATCGTCAAGGCGCTGCCGCTCTTGGGCAGCGAGCCCTTCTATGTCATTAACGCCGACACGTTCTGGATCGACAGCGGTGAGCCCAGCCTGGAGCGCCTTGCCCTTGCATGGAACGCCGCCAGAATGGATATTCTGCTGATGCTCACCGATCTCGACTCAGCGACCGGACACGGCGTCGGCACTGATTTCATGGTCGCGCCGGATGGCGCCTTGCGCCGCTCGAAGGGCGATTCGGCCGGCCTGATCTATGCCGGCGCCGCGATCATCCATCCCCGCATCTTCAAGGACGCCCCGACGGGCTCACATTCTCTCAATGTCTATTTCGACAAGGCGATCGCCGCCGGCCGGCTGTTCGGGATGGCGATGAGCGGCCGTTGGATCACGGTCGGCACCCCCGACGCCATTCCGGCCGCCGAGGCGGCGGTCGCCGGCGCTCTAGCGACCGCATCGGCCCAAAAATCGGCTCCGATTTTTGGAAGGCACGATGCGTAG
- a CDS encoding cupin domain-containing protein has product MTGTAKATVFIDNERVIVTEYRFQPGDNTGWHRHGHDYVIVPLMDGKVKLLTKEGESFAEMKKGAPYFRKEGVEHDVISANDGEFAFIEIELR; this is encoded by the coding sequence ATGACCGGAACAGCCAAGGCCACCGTCTTCATCGACAATGAGCGGGTCATCGTCACCGAATACCGTTTCCAACCGGGTGACAACACCGGCTGGCACCGCCACGGCCACGACTATGTCATAGTGCCGCTGATGGATGGCAAGGTGAAGCTTCTGACCAAGGAGGGTGAGTCCTTCGCCGAGATGAAGAAGGGTGCCCCCTATTTCCGCAAGGAAGGGGTCGAGCACGACGTCATCAGTGCCAATGACGGGGAATTTGCCTTCATCGAAATCGAGCTGAGGTGA
- the tsaE gene encoding tRNA (adenosine(37)-N6)-threonylcarbamoyltransferase complex ATPase subunit type 1 TsaE: protein MAGMVVERFLADEAATARLGEDLAMAVRAGDVIALKGDLGAGKSTLARALIRALADDASLEVPSPTFTLLQSYDTRIPVHHFDLYRLASPDELDELGLDDALEQGAALIEWPERAGDRLPAGALQVELAEHGEGRLATIAGQDAVFERAARSLAMRDFLATAGWGEASRRHFVGDASARSYEIVSLSGHARRVLMNSPRLVLGPPVRDGKPYAVIAHTAQSVTAFVAIDRALLAAGVSVPVIHAQDLDQGFLLLQHLGSEAFLGTDGQPIAERYEAAAELLAAMHGKAWPERMEAAPGVFHEVPPFDRDAMLIEADLLVDWYVPMATGKPASDALRAGYYKEWNAVLDRLAGSENSLMLRDFHSPNIIWRGERSGLDRLGIVDVQDALIGPAAYDVASLAMDARVTVSPEIEQRTVAAYVAARYAAGAFDEAGFAEAYAIMAAQRNSKILGIFVRLEKRDGKPYYLKHLPRIRDYLRRALAHPALTGLRDFYMAHGLLEERSP, encoded by the coding sequence TTGGCAGGGATGGTGGTGGAGCGTTTTCTCGCCGACGAGGCGGCGACGGCACGGCTTGGCGAGGACCTCGCCATGGCGGTGCGCGCCGGCGATGTGATCGCGCTGAAGGGCGACCTCGGCGCCGGCAAGTCGACGCTGGCCCGTGCCCTGATCCGGGCGCTTGCCGATGATGCCAGCCTCGAAGTGCCGAGCCCTACCTTCACGCTGCTGCAGAGCTACGACACGCGCATACCGGTCCATCATTTCGACCTCTACCGCCTTGCCTCCCCGGACGAACTCGATGAGCTTGGGCTCGACGATGCGCTGGAGCAAGGCGCGGCACTGATCGAATGGCCGGAACGGGCCGGAGACCGTTTGCCGGCGGGCGCGCTCCAGGTGGAGCTTGCAGAGCACGGCGAGGGGCGGCTTGCGACAATCGCCGGACAAGATGCCGTATTCGAACGCGCCGCACGGTCGTTGGCGATGCGCGATTTTCTCGCCACGGCCGGATGGGGCGAAGCCAGCCGCCGCCATTTCGTCGGCGATGCGTCCGCCCGCTCCTACGAGATCGTCTCGCTTTCCGGGCATGCGCGGCGCGTGCTGATGAACTCGCCGCGCCTCGTGCTCGGCCCGCCGGTGCGCGACGGCAAGCCATATGCGGTGATCGCCCATACGGCGCAGTCGGTGACCGCCTTCGTCGCCATCGACCGGGCGCTGCTTGCGGCCGGTGTCAGCGTGCCGGTGATCCATGCTCAGGACCTCGACCAGGGTTTTCTTCTGCTCCAGCATCTCGGCTCGGAAGCTTTTTTGGGAACCGACGGCCAGCCAATCGCCGAGCGCTACGAGGCAGCCGCGGAACTGCTGGCCGCGATGCATGGCAAGGCTTGGCCGGAGCGCATGGAGGCCGCGCCCGGCGTGTTCCATGAGGTGCCGCCATTCGATCGCGACGCCATGCTGATAGAGGCCGACCTTCTGGTCGACTGGTATGTGCCGATGGCGACCGGCAAGCCGGCAAGCGATGCCTTGCGGGCCGGCTACTACAAGGAATGGAATGCGGTGCTCGATCGGCTCGCTGGAAGCGAAAATTCGCTGATGCTGCGCGACTTCCATTCCCCCAACATCATCTGGCGCGGCGAGCGCTCCGGCCTCGACAGGCTCGGCATCGTCGACGTGCAGGACGCGCTGATCGGCCCGGCCGCCTATGACGTCGCCTCGCTTGCCATGGATGCACGCGTCACCGTCTCGCCCGAGATCGAGCAGCGGACGGTCGCGGCCTATGTCGCGGCGCGGTATGCTGCGGGCGCCTTCGACGAGGCCGGTTTCGCCGAGGCCTATGCGATTATGGCGGCGCAGCGCAATTCGAAGATCCTCGGCATTTTCGTGCGACTCGAAAAGCGCGACGGCAAGCCTTACTATCTGAAACATCTGCCGCGCATCCGCGACTATCTGAGGCGGGCCCTGGCGCATCCGGCGCTCACCGGCCTGAGGGATTTCTACATGGCTCACGGCCTGCTGGAGGAACGCTCGCCATGA